The window CATGGCAGCAGCATTGACAGAGTTCCTTCGTCCGAAAGTCGTCAAGGTCGACAAGATCACCGATCATCATGCGAAGATCGTGATCGAGCCGATGGAGCGTGGCTTTGGCCACACGCTAGGCAACGCGTTGCGCCGCATCCTGCTTTCTTCCATGCCGGGCTGCGCGATCGTCGAATCTGAGATCGAAGGGGTTCTGCACGAGTACACGAGCATCGAGGGCGTGCAGGAGGATGTTGTCGACATCCTGCTGAACCTCAAGCTTGTGGCGATCCGCATGCACGCGCGCGACGAGGCGATGCTCACTCTGACCAAGAGCGGCCCGGGGCCGGTCTACGCGGGCGACATCGACACGGGTCATGACATCGAGATCGTCAACCCAGAGCTAGTGATTTGCACGCTCAACGAGAGTGGCTCGATCAACATGAACCTGCGCGTTGTGAAGGGTCGCGGCTTCCAGCCGGCGGCCCAGCGCGCCAGCTTCGACGAGGTCTCGCGCCCGATCGGTCGCCTGCTCCTCGATGCCAGCTTCAGCCCGATCCGCAAAGTCAGCTACACGGTGGAGTCCGCTCGCGTCGAGCAGCGCACGAACCTGGACAAGCTGATCCTGGACGTGGAAACCAACGCCACCATCGAGCCTGACGAAGCCATTCGTCGCGCCGGTGGCATCCTAAAGGACCAACTCTCCGTATTCGTCGATTTGCCGACGCAGCCGGAAGAGGTGGAAACCAAGCAGGATACGATCGACCCGATGCTGCTGCGTCCGGTGGACGAGCTCGAGCTCACCGTACGCTCGCTCAACTGCCTAAAGGCAGAGAACATCAATTACATCGGTGACCTGGTCCAGCGCACCGAGGTGGAGCTGCTCCGCACGCCCAACCTCGGTAAGAAGTCGCTCAACGAGATCAAGGAAGTGCTGGAAAGCCACAGCCTTGGACTCGGCATGCGCCTGGACGGCTGGCCGCCATCGAACTTGAGCCAGGACGATCCGTTCTCACGGATCTGACCGATTAACGGGATAGAAGACCATGCGCCATCGTCATTCCGGCCGCCAACTGAACCGCAACTCGTCGCACCGAAAGGCGATGTTCCGCAACATGTCCGCCAGCATGCTCACCCACGAGACGATTCGTACGACCCTCGCGAAGGCGAAAGAGCTGCGCCGTCACGTCGAGCCGCTTATCACGCTGGCCAAGACCGACAGCGTTGCCAACCGTCGCCTTGCCTTCGATCGCCTGCGTGACAAGGCAGTGGTCGCTAAGCTCTTCACGGACATCGCGCCCCGCTTCAAGGACCGCCCTGGAGGTTACCTGCGCATTCTGAAGCTGGGCCCACGCCCGGGGGATGCTGCGCCGATGGCGCTCGTGCAGCTTGTCGAACTCGGCGAGCCGCAGACGCAAGGCGCGGACGTGGCGGCCGAAGCCTAGCGACTGGTCAGCCGCTGGAGCGCTGGTGTACTCCGCGCTGATGATGAGCTGATGATTAATCGAGAGAAAGGGGCTTAGGCCCCTTTTTTCGTGGAGCCAATCGGCGCGCGACAGATGCGGTCACTGTGGGCTGGTGGTGAATGAAGGTCGCGCAGGCGAATAAGAAAGATAGGTACCTGTCACCCTATGCCCACGAAGGTCTAGTTTGGGTGCAGCGGCCACACCAAGGGGATCAGCGCGATCGCCGTAGCGCCTAGTAATAGGTTCAGCGGGATACCGAAGCGCAGATAGTCTGAGAATCGGTAGCCGCCGGGGCCGTAGACCATCAAGTTCGTTTGGTATCCTATCGGTGTGGCAAAGCTGGCGGAGGCAGCCATGGCGATGGCGACGGCGTACGGCAGCACGCTGACGCCCAGCGACTCAGCACCCGCCACGGCGATAGGGAACATTAGCACCGCAGCGGCGGCGTTGGTAATGAGTGATGTCATCAACACCGTCATCACGTAGACCGCAGCTAGCAGCAGCACAGGGTTGCCGTCGGTGACCGTCAACATGGTGGTGGCTAGCCAGGCTGCCGCCCCGGATGCTTCCACTGCCTGACCGATGCCATAGGCTGCGGCGATCACTACGACCACCTGAGTATCGACGCTGTTGCGTGCGATGGATCCCGTGCAACATCGCGTCAGCACCATTGCGCCAGCCCCGAGCAACGCTGCCTGCAGCATGCTGGTGATGCCGGTTGCTGCCAGCAGCACCATGGCGCACAGGATCAGCCACGCGACGCCGGCTCGCTCGTGGCGCGGCGGCCGTGCGTCATGGATTGGGCGCAGGAGCAGGAAATCGCGGGAGTTGCGGTAGCGGCGCGAGAAGCCTTCCTCGGCTTCCAGCAGCAGCGTGTCCCCAGCGTGCAGCCGGATGTCTCCTAGCTTGCGCGCGATGCGCTGACCGTCGCGGGCGACGGCGATGACCACGGCGCCGTAGCGCCGGCGGAAGCGCGATTCCTTCACTGTCTTGTAGGCTGTTGGGCTGGTGGGCGAAACCACGGCCTCGATGAACTCGCGTGACCTGCGAGGGGAATCGAGCTTAAACAGCTGATCCGTAGCCGGCTGAAGGCCGCGAATCCGCTGTAGGTCGATAATGGACTCGGTCACCCCCGCGAACACCAGTCGGTCGCCAGCGTGGAGCATCTCTTTTGGGGTCACTGCTGGCAACACGTCGCCGTCGCGATCGATCTCGATCAGATACAGGCCTGGGAGATTTCGTAGCTGGGCCTGCTCCACGGTCTGCCCCACGAGCGGGCCCTCGGGCTCGACGATCATCTCTACCGTGTACTCGCGTGGATTGCGAAGCTCTTCCACCGATGCATCGCGGTCGGGCAGCAGGCGATGAGATGTCAGCAGTACGTAGGCGATGCCGATGATCGCCGACGGGACACCCACCAGGGCGAGCTCAGCGAAGGCGAGGCCGCGCACCTGTGGCTGCGCCAGCAGTAGACCATTTACGATTAGGTTCGTGGAGGTGCCTACGAGCGTGCAGCTCCCGCCGAGGATGGCGGCGTAGGACATGGGCATCATCAAACGCGATGGCGAAATGCGCATTTTTTTGGCCCAGTCCAGCACCGCGGGGATAAAGCAGGCCACGACCGGTGTATTGTTGACGAAACCACTAGCGACCGTGACCGGGAGCATCAATAGCAGCTGGGCAGATGCTACCGATCGAGCTCGGTGGAACAGGCCACGCACCACGACATCCAAAGCGCCGGTCTCGCGCAAGCCGGCGGCGACCACGTAGAGCACGGCCACGGTGATTGTTCCCTCGTTTGCGAAGCCCGCCAGGCCGCTCGCTGCGCCGATGACGCCGCCGCCGAGCAATACGGTCAGTCCGCCCATGAGCACGATGTCAGGAGCGGCGCGGGTGAAGACGAGGGTGCCGACGCATCCGAACAGGACGGCAACGGTCACCAGAAGATCGAGAGTCAAAGGAGCTCCAAGCAACGCGCCGCGTTGCTGGCGGCAGCCTCGGGAGTATAGCGGTCAGTGCTGGCGGTAGCGGATCTCGATACGGTAGTGCAGCTCGTGAAGGCAGCGGCGCTGCGAGGCGCCGGGAGGTGACTCTACGCCAGCACACACACCTGTACCAACCACCTTGGTGCGGCTAGCGGACATGGCGCGATCGATGAGCCCGAGTAGTTCGAAACCGCCCTGGCGGCAGCTGGGATTCTTACAGCGGAAACTCAGGCTGGCGCGGGACCTTGCATCGAAGGTACGCGTGTGTGGACGTGTGCCGTGCTCGCCGTCAGGGGAGGAGAAGCGCAGGGTCATGGCGACCGTATCAACCTCGGGGTACACGGTACCTAGCTGCGGGATGTCATCCAGCGCCAGTCGGCGAGGCTCACGTCCCCCCGGTGTACCGAGGAGGCGCGCAGCCACTTTGCGAAGTGAATTCAACACCCGTTCTCGCTCCTTGAGGTGTGGTGCTGCAGGGAAATTCGTCGCTTCCGGGCGACATGGGAAAGCTTGCACGAGCGAACCTGTCGTGCAACGGGTACAGGTCACAAAACGAGATGGCGCGTGCCTGGCCGCCTAAGCGTTTGAGACCGAACTGTCTCCACTTCGGGCAGGCCGCTCCCCTTGGGTAAGTAGCTGTCGCAGGAACGCACCCGTGTAGGAGTGCTCCACTTGCGCAAGAGCTTCTGGCGTACCGGTTGCCAGTACCTCACCGCCGCCCGCCCCACCTTCAGGGCCGAGATCGATCACCCAGTCGGCGGTTTTGATCACGTCCAGGTTGTGTTCGATCACGATGACCGTATTACCCGCGTCACGCAGGCGGTGGAGTACGGCAAGGAGTTGTGCCACATCGTGGAAGTGTAGGCCCGTTGTCGGCTCATCCAGCAGGTAGAGGGTGCGCCCCGTGGAGCGCTTGGCCAGCTCACGTGCTAGCTTGACTCGCTGAGCCTCACCGCCAGACAGGGTGGTGGCGCTCTGGCCGAGCTTGACGTAGGACAGGCCTACGTCGAGCACGGTCTGCAGGCGGTGGGCAATGATAGGGACGTTGGCGAAGAAGTCGCGGGCCTCCTCAATGCTCATTTCCAGGACTTCGTGAATGTTCTTTCCCTTGTAGGTGACCTCCAGCGTCTCGCGGTTGAAGCGTCGGCCGTTGCAGACATCACAGGGCACGAACACATCGGGCAGGAAGTGCATTTCAACCTTGATTACGCCATCACCCTGGCAGGCCTCGCACCGGCCGCCACGAACGTTGAAGCTGAAGCGACCTGGCTTGTAGCCCCGACTACGAGCCTCCTGGGTGCCGGCGAAGAGCTCGCGAATGGGCGTGAGTACACCGGTGTAGGTTGCAGGGTTCGAGCGCGGCGTGCGGCCGATGGGGGCCTGGCTGATGTCGATCACACGGTCGATTAGATCGAGGCCTTCGAACGCCGTATGAGGGGCGGGCTCGTCTTCCTTCTGGCCGAGGCCGGTCTTTACAGCGCGGAACAGGGTCTCGTTGATCAAGGTCGATTTGCCGGACCCCGAGACGCCGGTAACGCAAGACATCAGTCCAACTGGGAACGCAATGTCTACGTGCTTGAGGTTGTTGCCACTAGCTCCCTTGAGAAGCAGCTGCGCGTCGCCAGGCGCCTTGCGGTCCTTGGGGACCTCGATCTTGCGCTTCCCGCTAAGGTACTGACCTGTCAGGGATGCAGGGTTCGCGAGTACTTCTTGGGGCGATCCCTGTGCCACGACCTGTCCACCGTGAACGCCGGCGCCCGGGCCCATGTCTACGACGTGATTGGCGTGCAGGATTGCCTCGCTGTCATGCTCTACGACGATCACCGTGTTCCCGATATCTCGTAGGTGCTCGAGCGTGCCAAGAAGCTTCTCGTTGTCGCGCTGATGCAGTCCAATGGAAGGTTCATCCAATACGTACATGACGCCGACCAAGCCTGAGCCTATCTGGCTCGCCAGGCGGATACGCTGGGCTTCGCCGCCTGAGAGGCTGTCGGCGCTGCGGTCGAGCGATAGGTAGTTGAGTCCTACATCGACCAAAAAACCCAGGCGACTGCGAATCTCCTTCACCACCCGCTGGGCGATCTCGCCTCGCCATCCCTGCACCTTTAAGTCATCGAAGAATGCGCAGGCATCCTCGATGGAAAGAGCGGTGATCTGGGGGAGCGAGGAATCGCCCACGAACACATTGCGGGCGTACTCGTTCAGGCGGGTGCCGTGGCACGAGGGGCAGCGCCGGGTAGTTTGGAATCGCCCAAGTTCCTCGCGTACGTTCGCCGAGTCAGTCTCTCGGTAGCGCCGCTCCATGTTCGGTAGGATGCCCTCGAAGCTGTGCCGTCTCGAGGTGGTTTTGCCACGGCCATCGAGGTAGTGGAAGTCGATCTCTTCATCGCCGCTGCCGTTTAGTACGAGGTCTTGGTGACGTTCGTCCAGTGATGAAAATGGTGCCTCCAAATCGAAGCCGTAGTGCAATGCTAACGATTTCATTAGCATGAAATAGTAGGCGTTGCGTCGATACCATCCGCGAATCGCGCCGCCTGCGATAGACAGTTCCGGGTGGGTGACGATGCGGTTGGCGTCGAAGTAGCGGGTGACCCCTAGACCGTCGCAGGTTTGGCAGGCGCCGGCTGGGTTGTTGAAGGAAAACAGGCGTGGCTCGAGCTCTGGGATGCTGAATCCACAGTACCGGCAGGCGAAACGATCAGAGAAGACGATTGGGGCATCATCGGGGCGCTCAAGGCTGATCACGCTCGCGACGCCGTTGCCGAGGGCGAGCGCCGTCTCGAAGGACTCGGCGAGGCGGAGCTTGAGGTCTTCCCGCACGCGGAAGCGATCCACCACGACGTCGATGTCATGGCGCTTGCGCGCATCAAGCGACGGCGCTTCATCCAACTCGAAGAGCTCGCCGTCGATGCGGGCGCGTACAAAGCCACGCGCCCGAAGTTCATCGAACAGTGCGGCGTGCTCGCCCTTCCGGCCGCGCACCATCGGCGCGAGCAGCATCATGCGCTGCCCCTCCGGTTGGGCGAGCACTTGGTCTACCATCTGACTGACCGTTTGAGCCACGAGATCGACGTCGTGCTCGGGGCAGCGCGGGATGCCCGCGCGAGCGAAGAGAAGTCTGAGGTAGTCGTAGATCTCCGTGACCGTACCAACAGTCGATCGGGGATTGTGCGACGTGGACTTCTGTTCGATGGAGATCGCTGGCGATAGTCCATCGATATGGTCGACGTCCGGCTTTTCCATCAACGAGAGGAACTGGCGCGCGTACGCGGATAGGGACTCCACGTAACGTCGTTGACCCTCGGCGTAGATCGTGTCGAAGGCGAGCGACGACTTGCCCGAGCCAGAAAGGCCCGTGATGACGATCAATCGATCTCGCGGCAACGTGACGTCGACGTCGCGCAGATTGTGGGTGCGGGCACCCCGGACGTTGATGACGGACATGCGTTTCGCAGGGCTGGCGCCAGCGCAGGGCAAACCCCCGACTATACGACCGGGAGCTGTCCGCTGCCAAAGCGCAGGACGATTGCTTTGATCGTCTGGGGATTTGGTTCGTTTCGGCCTAGGCCGGGGCGATGACCGAGGCAGCTGCTACCATACGCGCCCGCTTGCAGCTCCATACACGGAATCACCTTTTGGCCACCCCCGCCGACGCGACTCAGACCAGGCTTCTCCCAGCCGAAGGCCGCGCCATCGGTGTCCTCTCACTGGTGGTGGTGTGCCGCATGCTCGGCTTGTTCATGATTCTGCCCGTGCTAGCAGTGCACACGGCAGACTACGCCGGCGCGACGCCCGCCCTGATCGGCCTGGTCATTGGTGCGTATGGCATCACCCAAGCGGCTCTGCAGATACCCTTTGGTCTTCTGTCCGATCGCATCGGGCGTCGGCCGGTCATCGTGGCCGGTTTATGCCTGTTGGCGGCGGGGTCCGTGCTCGCGGCGACGGCGCAAACGCTGCCGGTGCTGATCGTAGCGCGCGTGTTGCAGGGTGCCGGTGCGATCTCCGCAGCCGCCACGGCGTTGCTGGCTGACCTCACGCGCTTTGAGGTGCGCACCCGTGCGATGGCGCTGCTGGGTGCGAGCATCGGTGCGTCCTTCATGCTATCGCTCGTCCTGGGGCCGCTGCTGGGCGCCTGGCTCGGTGCTCGTTCCATCTTCTGGCTCACCGGCGCCCTCGCCTTGGGCGGTGTGGTGCTCGTGCTCGGCGCTGTGCCAAACCCGCCGACGCATGCCCGAAGCGCTGCTCTGCTCGATCGTGCTCGACTGGCGGAAGTGTTCGCCTCGCCCTCCCTCCTGCGGTTAGATGCCGGGGTATTCCTAGTCCATATGCAGCTGACCGCTCTCTTCGTGGCGGTGCCGTTGGTGCTGCGCGATGAGCTGGGCCTAGCGGCAGGTCGCCACTGGCAGGTTTACGTGCTGGCCATCCTCACCTCCTTGTTGGCCACCGTGCCGATGATCCGTGCGCTAGAGCGAGGCACGGGTGCTCGACGCCTTTGGGTGCTGGCCCTCATTGCCCTGGCGGTCTCGCAGGCACTGCTCGCCCTCGGTTTCGGCAGTCTTCCGGTGCTCATCGGTGCGCTGATACTCTTTTTCGTCGGTTTCAACTTCATCGAAGCGAGGTTGCCTGCCGAGGTCACCCGGGAGGCACCCGGGGACTTGCGGGGTGCGGCGACTGGCGTCTACGCCAGCAGCCAGTTCTTCGGCGCTTTCGTCGGCGGCAGCGTCGGGGGTCTGCTCTACGGATACGGCGGTCCGAGTGCCGTGTTCGCCTTCGGGGCCGCCGCTGCAGCTCTCTGGTTGGGGCTTCTGGGCGAGGCTGGTGAGTCGGCTCCGGTCGATCTGTCGAGGTGACTGTCGGTAAACGCGACGGAGTCCCCCACGTTGTGTCAAGCGGGCCGTGAGTTTTGCACTGCATCGGAATATAATTGCCTTCCTCGACCAGCCGGCCGGCAATGAGCTGCCATCCAAGCGCGCTATCGCGCGGCGGCACCAAAAAACGCTGAGCACTGTGGCTGCGGTGCCGGGGCTATTATGCGAAGGGCAACGGAACTGCCGCGTCACCAGCTGGCGATGGCGGCATCGCCGACGCTGTTCGCGGGAGCTCTAAGCGGGTTGCCGTCGTTACCGCGCGACGCATGATTGCGCAGCGCTCAAGGAGGAAGGTCGATATGGCAAGAGGAATCAACAAGGTAATTCTGGTGGGCAACCTGGGTTCAGACCCAGAGACGCGCTACTCGCCGAGCGGCAGCGCCGTAACGAAATTCAGCGTCGCCACCAGCGAGAGCTGGCGCGATAAGCAGAGCGGTGAGCGCCAGGAGCGAACCGAGTGGCACCGGGTGGTGATGTTCGCGCGACTCGCAGAGATTGGTCAGGAATATCTGCGTAAGGGTTCTCAGGTGTACATCGAGGGCAGCCTGCGCACCAACAAGTGGCAAGACAACAACGGCAACGACCGCTACACCACGGAAGTCGTGGCCAACGAGATGCAGATGCTGGGCGGCCGAGGTGGCGGCGGTATGGGCGGTGGAGAGCCGTCTTACGACGACAGTCCTCGGCGCCAGGCGCCAGCACAACAGAGTAATCCCGGTGCCGCCCCGGCTGGTGCGGCAGTCCCCGCCGCGGGTGGCGAGGGCTTTGACGACGACATTCCGTTCTAGGCGAACGCCGGGCCGGGCCTGGTGTCGCAAGTGATCGCCCGCATAAATCAATCAAAATAAGGAGTCTGCGCACATGCCCGACCTGATCAAGCCACACGGTGGCGAGCTCAAGGATCTCTACCTCCCGGAAGCTCAGCTGGAGGAGTACAAGAAGGCCGCGCTCGACTATCCCTCTTGGGATCTCACCCAGCGCCAGCTGTGCGATATCGAGCTACTGCTGAACGGCGCGTTCTCGCCGCTCGAAGGCTTCCTCGGCCAGGCTGACTACGACCGCGTGGTCGAGGAAATGCGCCTTGCCGACGGCACCCTATGGCCGATGCCGATCACGCTGGACGTCACCGAGGCTTTTGCGGAGCAGTTGAAATCAGGCGGTCACGTCGCCCTGCGCGACCAGGAGGGCGTGATGATCGCCGTCCTTGAGGTCTCCGACGTCTGGACGCCGAACAAGAGCCTGGAAGCCGAGAAGGTCTTCGGTGCTGACGACCTGGCGCACCCGGCGGTCAACTTCCTCCACAACCACGCTAACCCCGTGTACGTGGGCGGTCGCCTGGTCGGCATTCAGCAGCCCGTGCACTACGACTTCAAGCACCTGCGTGACTCGCCGAAGGAGCTACGCGCTCGCTTCGAGAAGCTCGGCTGGCGCAAGGTCGTGGCTTTCCAGACCCGCAACCCCATGCACCGCGCGCACCAGGAACTCACCTTCCGCGCCGCCAAGCAGGTGGAAGCCAACCTCCTGATCCAGCCCGTGGTCGGCATGACCAAGCCGGGTGACATCGATCACTTCACCCGCGTGCGCTGCTACGAGCACCTGCTCGACGAGTACCCAGAGCAGACCACGGCCCTGACCCTGCTGCCCCTGGCCATGCGCATGGGCGGTCCCCGCGAGGCGGTCTGGCACGCGCTGATCCGCAAGAACTACGGCTGCACGCACTTCATCGTCGGCCGCGACCACGCGGGCCCGGGCAAGAACAGCAAGGGCGAGGACTTCTACGGCGCTTACGACGCCCAGGAGATGGTGGTCGAGTACCAGAACGAGC of the Pseudomonadota bacterium genome contains:
- the rpoA gene encoding DNA-directed RNA polymerase subunit alpha, whose translation is MAAALTEFLRPKVVKVDKITDHHAKIVIEPMERGFGHTLGNALRRILLSSMPGCAIVESEIEGVLHEYTSIEGVQEDVVDILLNLKLVAIRMHARDEAMLTLTKSGPGPVYAGDIDTGHDIEIVNPELVICTLNESGSINMNLRVVKGRGFQPAAQRASFDEVSRPIGRLLLDASFSPIRKVSYTVESARVEQRTNLDKLILDVETNATIEPDEAIRRAGGILKDQLSVFVDLPTQPEEVETKQDTIDPMLLRPVDELELTVRSLNCLKAENINYIGDLVQRTEVELLRTPNLGKKSLNEIKEVLESHSLGLGMRLDGWPPSNLSQDDPFSRI
- the rplQ gene encoding 50S ribosomal protein L17, whose protein sequence is MRHRHSGRQLNRNSSHRKAMFRNMSASMLTHETIRTTLAKAKELRRHVEPLITLAKTDSVANRRLAFDRLRDKAVVAKLFTDIAPRFKDRPGGYLRILKLGPRPGDAAPMALVQLVELGEPQTQGADVAAEA
- a CDS encoding SLC13 family permease — protein: MTLDLLVTVAVLFGCVGTLVFTRAAPDIVLMGGLTVLLGGGVIGAASGLAGFANEGTITVAVLYVVAAGLRETGALDVVVRGLFHRARSVASAQLLLMLPVTVASGFVNNTPVVACFIPAVLDWAKKMRISPSRLMMPMSYAAILGGSCTLVGTSTNLIVNGLLLAQPQVRGLAFAELALVGVPSAIIGIAYVLLTSHRLLPDRDASVEELRNPREYTVEMIVEPEGPLVGQTVEQAQLRNLPGLYLIEIDRDGDVLPAVTPKEMLHAGDRLVFAGVTESIIDLQRIRGLQPATDQLFKLDSPRRSREFIEAVVSPTSPTAYKTVKESRFRRRYGAVVIAVARDGQRIARKLGDIRLHAGDTLLLEAEEGFSRRYRNSRDFLLLRPIHDARPPRHERAGVAWLILCAMVLLAATGITSMLQAALLGAGAMVLTRCCTGSIARNSVDTQVVVVIAAAYGIGQAVEASGAAAWLATTMLTVTDGNPVLLLAAVYVMTVLMTSLITNAAAAVLMFPIAVAGAESLGVSVLPYAVAIAMAASASFATPIGYQTNLMVYGPGGYRFSDYLRFGIPLNLLLGATAIALIPLVWPLHPN
- the uvrA gene encoding excinuclease ABC subunit UvrA, translating into MSVINVRGARTHNLRDVDVTLPRDRLIVITGLSGSGKSSLAFDTIYAEGQRRYVESLSAYARQFLSLMEKPDVDHIDGLSPAISIEQKSTSHNPRSTVGTVTEIYDYLRLLFARAGIPRCPEHDVDLVAQTVSQMVDQVLAQPEGQRMMLLAPMVRGRKGEHAALFDELRARGFVRARIDGELFELDEAPSLDARKRHDIDVVVDRFRVREDLKLRLAESFETALALGNGVASVISLERPDDAPIVFSDRFACRYCGFSIPELEPRLFSFNNPAGACQTCDGLGVTRYFDANRIVTHPELSIAGGAIRGWYRRNAYYFMLMKSLALHYGFDLEAPFSSLDERHQDLVLNGSGDEEIDFHYLDGRGKTTSRRHSFEGILPNMERRYRETDSANVREELGRFQTTRRCPSCHGTRLNEYARNVFVGDSSLPQITALSIEDACAFFDDLKVQGWRGEIAQRVVKEIRSRLGFLVDVGLNYLSLDRSADSLSGGEAQRIRLASQIGSGLVGVMYVLDEPSIGLHQRDNEKLLGTLEHLRDIGNTVIVVEHDSEAILHANHVVDMGPGAGVHGGQVVAQGSPQEVLANPASLTGQYLSGKRKIEVPKDRKAPGDAQLLLKGASGNNLKHVDIAFPVGLMSCVTGVSGSGKSTLINETLFRAVKTGLGQKEDEPAPHTAFEGLDLIDRVIDISQAPIGRTPRSNPATYTGVLTPIRELFAGTQEARSRGYKPGRFSFNVRGGRCEACQGDGVIKVEMHFLPDVFVPCDVCNGRRFNRETLEVTYKGKNIHEVLEMSIEEARDFFANVPIIAHRLQTVLDVGLSYVKLGQSATTLSGGEAQRVKLARELAKRSTGRTLYLLDEPTTGLHFHDVAQLLAVLHRLRDAGNTVIVIEHNLDVIKTADWVIDLGPEGGAGGGEVLATGTPEALAQVEHSYTGAFLRQLLTQGERPARSGDSSVSNA
- a CDS encoding MFS transporter gives rise to the protein MATPADATQTRLLPAEGRAIGVLSLVVVCRMLGLFMILPVLAVHTADYAGATPALIGLVIGAYGITQAALQIPFGLLSDRIGRRPVIVAGLCLLAAGSVLAATAQTLPVLIVARVLQGAGAISAAATALLADLTRFEVRTRAMALLGASIGASFMLSLVLGPLLGAWLGARSIFWLTGALALGGVVLVLGAVPNPPTHARSAALLDRARLAEVFASPSLLRLDAGVFLVHMQLTALFVAVPLVLRDELGLAAGRHWQVYVLAILTSLLATVPMIRALERGTGARRLWVLALIALAVSQALLALGFGSLPVLIGALILFFVGFNFIEARLPAEVTREAPGDLRGAATGVYASSQFFGAFVGGSVGGLLYGYGGPSAVFAFGAAAAALWLGLLGEAGESAPVDLSR
- the ssb gene encoding single-stranded DNA-binding protein encodes the protein MARGINKVILVGNLGSDPETRYSPSGSAVTKFSVATSESWRDKQSGERQERTEWHRVVMFARLAEIGQEYLRKGSQVYIEGSLRTNKWQDNNGNDRYTTEVVANEMQMLGGRGGGGMGGGEPSYDDSPRRQAPAQQSNPGAAPAGAAVPAAGGEGFDDDIPF
- a CDS encoding bifunctional sulfate adenylyltransferase/adenylylsulfate kinase; amino-acid sequence: MPDLIKPHGGELKDLYLPEAQLEEYKKAALDYPSWDLTQRQLCDIELLLNGAFSPLEGFLGQADYDRVVEEMRLADGTLWPMPITLDVTEAFAEQLKSGGHVALRDQEGVMIAVLEVSDVWTPNKSLEAEKVFGADDLAHPAVNFLHNHANPVYVGGRLVGIQQPVHYDFKHLRDSPKELRARFEKLGWRKVVAFQTRNPMHRAHQELTFRAAKQVEANLLIQPVVGMTKPGDIDHFTRVRCYEHLLDEYPEQTTALTLLPLAMRMGGPREAVWHALIRKNYGCTHFIVGRDHAGPGKNSKGEDFYGAYDAQEMVVEYQNELEIEMVPFRQVVYVSNKAQYVPRDECEEGDDILSISGTEFRRRLQEGLEIPEWFSYPKVVAELRKTHPPRHQQGFTVFLTGLSGSGKSTIANALMVKLMEMGGRKVTLLDGDVVRKHLSSELGFSREHRDLNIMRIGFVASEITKNGGIAICAPIAPYTATRRAVKEMIAAGGGYVEVHVATPLEVCEARDRKGLYAKARAGVIKEFTGISDPYEAPENPELAIDTQDITPDHAAHLILVKLESLGFIK